The following coding sequences are from one Liolophura sinensis isolate JHLJ2023 chromosome 12, CUHK_Ljap_v2, whole genome shotgun sequence window:
- the LOC135479281 gene encoding 2-acylglycerol O-acyltransferase 2-A-like, with protein MKLFGIEFAPLWIPAERRFQTFAVFQWTMCFLFLGFFCLGISLYILLCTSYYYIILAYLAWYIYDHKTPARGGRRSDWARNWKIWHYFRDYFPISLVKTAELDPKKNYIFGYHPHGIMSAGAFCNFATEATGFSKIFAGIRPYLSILSGQFVFPFHRDYFMCSGMVEVSKDSMNYVLSGAKGTGNAFVVVVGGAVEALEARPDNYTLTIKSRKGFVKMALKHGASLVPVFSFGENELFTQMSNPRGSKLKAIQIRLTKMLGFSPPIFHGRGIFNYTFGLIPYRKPIHTVVGKPIDVEKTPEPTSEQIEALHNRYLNELRELFEQHKTKYGVKEMKHLVIE; from the exons ATGAAGCTGTTCGGGATAGAATTCGCTCCCCTGTGGATCCCGGCTGAGCGGCGATTCCAGACGTTCGCTGTGTTCCAATGGACCATGTGCTTTCTCTTTCTTGGATTCTTCTGCCTCGGCATCAGTCTTTATATTCTCCTGTGCACGTCATATTACTATATCATTCTCGCCTACCTTGCCTGGTATATTTACGATCATAAAACCCCTGCGCGGGGAGGCCGAAGATCTGACTGGGCCAGGAACTGGAAAATATGGCATTACTTCAGGGATTATTTCCCCATTTCCTTGGTGAAAACGGCTGAACTGGATCCGAAGAAGAACTATATCTTTGGCTATCACCCTCACGGCATCATGTCCGCAGGAGCCTTCTGTAACTTTGCCACGGAAGCGACCGGCTTTAGTAAAATATTTGCGGGTATCCGGCCGTATCTCTCCATTCTCTCAGGCCAGTTTGTGTTCCCCTTCCACAGGGATTACTTCATGTGCTCAG gTATGGTAGAGGTGAGTAAGGACAGTATGAACTACGTCCTGTCTGGAGCTAAGGGGACAGGGAACGCCTTCGTGGTGGTTGTGGGTGGGGCCGTGGAGGCCCTGGAGGCACGCCCTGATAACTACACCCTGACAATTAAAAGCAGGAAAGGCTTCGTCAAGATGGCACTCAAACATGG TGCCTCTCTCGTGCCCGTGTTCAGTTTTGGGGAGAATGAATTGTTCACACAAATGAGCAATCCCAGAGGGTCAAAGTTGAAAGCCATTCAGATCAGACTGACAAAGATGCtcgggttttctccacccatttTCCACGGCAGGGGGATTTTTAACTACACCTTCGGATTGATACCCTACAGAAAGCCCATCCATACCGTGG TGGGCAAACCGATTGACGTTGAGAAAACTCCAGAGCCGACGTCAGAGCAAATCGAGGCATTACACAATCGTTATCTGAACGAACTTCGGGAACTGTTCGAGCAGCACAAGACAAAGTATGGCGTCAAGGAGATGAAACACCTGGTGATTGAGTGA